A section of the Triticum dicoccoides isolate Atlit2015 ecotype Zavitan chromosome 7A, WEW_v2.0, whole genome shotgun sequence genome encodes:
- the LOC119332018 gene encoding uncharacterized protein LOC119332018, translating to MPSPPSSAVIILSDSDDDDDAAVLLLIAAERLTSSLTTEAEVQALCEKHGVPGKLAALPAGDRRACSPPPARAVCVYAHAHALEAGVRFPLPAFFCQTLSHFDLAPGQLTPDGWRVLVGFLALCHDASVPPSVAVFRHFFSLRSRKGWYCFRCKEGAGALVTGLGSSESDGESKRGFFFLTAPEEWPCPVRWGAPTAKVSAAGPELSSQDKKSVADLVYKHGAAVDIRTYLREADLAAAFSSNLAGASPPPPPPSPRTTGDKGMNPPEEKAAETEKVNTEPDGDTPPLSGKKRKQGETAIVEDELCRSALTTPPPASPPGLSGGFFDPKPQHSPVPDAHDGDSADWKVSQKVLECIVTPSRDDKFAASKPSDVVASTYVAMLQAANYVSFSSGYALDLDEKLVARERDKVALLEQLDKEKAARQATEAELEKAKAELAAVKRATLQSAKATAVQQFLGSEEYKRRLDEHAAAGYESGAEEMKGVVLRHYPRLDAAKLVLPLD from the exons ATGCCTTCCCCGCCCTCGTCCGCCGTCATCATCctcagcgacagcgacgacgacgacgacgcggccgtcCTCTTGCTGATCGCCGCCGAGCGCCTCACCTCGTCCCTGACCACCGAAGCCGAAGTGCAGGCCCTCTGCGAGAAGCACGGCGTCCCGGGGAAGCTCGCCGCGCTCCCCGCCGGCGACCGGCGCGCGTGCTCGCCGCCCCCGGCGCGGGCCGTCTGCGTGTACGCGCACGCGCACGCGCTGGAGGCCGGGGTGCGCTTCCCGCTCCCCGCCTTCTTCTGCCAGACGCTCTCCCACTTCGACCTCGCGCCCGGCCAGCTCACGCCCGACGGGTGGCGCGTCCTGGTCGGCTTCCTCGCGCTCTGCCACGACGCCTCCGTCCCGCCGTCGGTCGCCGTGTTCCGCCATTTCTTCTCGCTCCGAAGCAGGAAGGGCTGGTACTGCTTCCGGTGCAAGGAAGGTGCCGGCGCGCTGGTTACTGGCCTGGGCAGTTCCGAATCCGACGGAGAGTCGAAAAGGGGGTTTTTCTTCCTGACGGCGCCGGAGGAATGGCCGTGCCCCGTTCGCTGGGGCGCGCCGACGGCTAAGGTCTCCGCCGCAGGCCCGGAGCTATCGAGCCAGGATAAGAAATCGGTGGCCGATTTGGTGTACAAACACGGCGCCGCAGTTGATATCCGGACCTACCTCCGTGAGGCCGATCTTGCGGCGGCCTTCTCCTCCAACCTCGCCGGcgcatcaccaccaccacctccgccttcTCCTCGTACTACTGGTGATAAAG GCATGAATCCACCGGAAGAGAAGGCGGCAGAGACCGAGAAGGTGAACACGGAGCCGGACGGCGACACGCCGCCGTTGTCTGGGAAGAAGAGGAAACAGGGGGAGACCGCTATTGTAGAAGACGAACTTTGCCGCTCAGCGCTGACCACGCCGCCGCCTGCTTCCCCACCGGGATTGTCTGGCGGCTTTTTCGACCCGAAGCCACAGCACTCGCCTGTCCCGGACGCACACGACGGCGACAGCGCCGACTGGAAGGTCTCGCAGAAGGTACTAGAGTGCATCGTCACGCCGTCGCGGGACGACAAGTTCGCGGCGTCGAAGCCCTCCGACGTCGTCGCGTCGACCTATGTAGCAATGCTCCAG GCCGCGAACTACGTGTCCTTCTCCTCCGGCTACGCGCTGGACCTGGACGAGAAGCTGGTGGCGCGGGAGCGCGACAAGGTGGCCCTGTTGGAGCAGCTGGACAAGGAGAAGGCGGCGAGGCAGGCCaccgaggcggagctggagaagGCGAAGGCCGAGCTCGCGGCGGTGAAGCGGGCAACTCTGCAGAGCGCCAAGGCGACGGCGGTGCAGCAGTTCCTGGGGTCCGAGGAGTACAAGCGGCGGCTCGACGAGCACGCCGCGGCAGGGTACGAGAGCGGCGCGGAGGAGATGAAGGGCGTCGTGCTCCGGCATTACCCGCGCCTCGACGCCGCCAAGCTGGTCCTGCCGCTTGATTAG